A single Oryctolagus cuniculus chromosome 16, mOryCun1.1, whole genome shotgun sequence DNA region contains:
- the ARRDC5 gene encoding arrestin domain-containing protein 5, which produces MSVVKSIELVLPQDAVYLAGSSIHGQVVLTLNSTLVDPVVRVELVGRGYVEWNEEVGATRDYSRDVICNNKADYVHKTKTFPVEDNWLSAGSHAFDFHFNLPPRLPSTFNSKVARISYYLQACCLGREHVLAKRRAYLMVQGTSDAHKENLLQNPLLVEAEKRVPYNCCSQGSVRLRVRMDKSVFAPGEKVAFTAEIGNQTSKCIRTVAFALYAHAQYQGFTPSAERRLRADSSELLRQEANTHIGAFGTSKVVSAFHLPPVLPVSGGSREDALVHTRYELVVTVHLPWSLSGVKAKVPLVIARSPADADAAPGRTPPPSPERQN; this is translated from the exons atgtcTGTGGTGAAGTCCATTGAACTCGTGCTGCCCCAGGATGCCGTCTACCTGGCTGGCTCCAGCATCCACGGACAGGTGGTCCTGACCCTGAACAGCACCCTGGTGGACCCCGTGGTGAGGGTGGAGTTGGTGGGAAGGGGCTATGTGGAGTGGAACGAGGAAGTCGGGGCGACCCGCGACTACAGCCGGGACGTCATCTGCAACAACAAAGCAGACTATGTGCACAAGACCAAGACGTTCCCCGTGGAGG ATAATTGGTTAAGTGCGGGCAGCCACGCGTTTGACTTCCATTTCAACTTGCCTCCCAGGCTCCCCTCCACGTTCAACAGCAAAGTTGCCCGCATCTCCTACTACCTGCAAGCCTGCTGCCTGGGCCGGGAGCACGTGCTGGCCAAGCGGCGGGCCTACCTCATGGTCCAAGGCACCTCGGACGCCCACAAGGAAAACTTACTCCAG AACCCTCTGCTGGTGGAGGCCGAGAAGCGAGTCCCTTACAACTGCTGCAGCCAGGGCAGCGTCCGCCTGCGCGTGCGCATGGACAAGAGCGTGTTCGCCCCGGGAGAGAAGGTGGCTTTCACCGCCGAGATCGGCAACCAGACCAGCAAGTGCATCAGGACGGTCGCCTTCGCGCTGTACGCGCACGCGCAGTACCAGGGCTTCACGCCAAGCGCCGAGCGCCGGCTGCGCGCCGACAGCAGCGAACTGCTGCGCCAGGAGGCCAACACGCACATCGGCGCCTTCGGCACCAGCAAGGTGGTCAGCGCCTTCCACCTGCCGCCCGTGCTGCCGGTGAGCGGCGGCTCGCGCGAGGACGCGCTGGTGCACACGCGCTACGAGCTGGTGGTCACCGTGCACCTGCCCTGGTCCCTGAGCGGCGTGAAGGCCAAGGTGCCCCTGGTCATCGCCAGGTCCCCCGCCGACGCCGACGCCGCGCCGGGCCGCACGCCGCCCCCGAGCCCAGAGCGCCAGAACTGA
- the UHRF1 gene encoding E3 ubiquitin-protein ligase UHRF1 isoform X1 — protein sequence MWVQVRTMDGKESHTVDSLSRLTKVEELRRKIQELFHVEPGLQRLFYRGKQMEDGHTLFDYDVRLNDTIQLLARQSLALPPSAKERDSELSDTDSGCCLGQSESGEAAAEGDGGDGKADEDMWDETELGLYKVNEYVDARDTSMGAWFEAQVVRVTRPAQSRDAPCSSTASPLPEEDVIYHVKYDDYPENGVVQMSSRDVRARARTIIKWQDLAVGQVVMLNYNPDNPKERGFWYDAEVSRKRETRTARELYANVVIGEGSINDCRILFVDEVFKIERPGEGTPVVENPLRREWGAGRGGWGRRLRRRPADAPARAGKSGPTCKYCKDNLSKRCRVCACHECGGREEPAKQLLCDECDMAFHIYCLSPPLSAVPTEAEWYCPDCRTDSSEVVRAGERLKESKKKAKMASATSSSQRDWGKGMACVGRTKECTIVPSNHYGPIPGIPVGTMWRFRVQVSESGVHRPHVAGIHGRSNDGAYSLVLAGGYEDDVDHGNFFTYTGSGGRDLSGNKRTAEQSCDQKLTNTNRALALNCSAPINDQQGAEAKDWRAGKPVRVVRNVKGGKHSKYAPAEGNRYDGIYKVVKYWPEKGKSGFLVWRYLLRRDDDEPGPWTKEGKDRIRRLGLTMQYPEGYLEAVASKEKEKENRKRVAAAAEEEPEEEQVPKKAKGKGKGSWKRKAVPAPGPAPAGQGSAGTPGRAAKKTKVEPYSLTAQQSSLIREDKANAKLWGEVLKSLKDGPVFLSKVEETFQCICCQELVFRPVTTTCQHNVCKDCLDRSFRAQVFSCPACRYELGRGYAMQVNQPLQSVLSQLFPGYGSGR from the exons ATGTGGGTCCAAGTGCGAACCATGGACGGTAAGGAGAGCCACACGGTGGACTCGCTGTCCAGGCTGACCAAGGTGGAGGAGCTGCGGCGGAAGATCCAGGAGCTATTCCACGTGGAGCCGGGCCTGCAGCGGCTGTTCTACCGGGGCAAGCAG atGGAGGACGGCCACACCCTCTTTGACTACGACGTGCGGTTGAACGACACCATCCAGCTGCTGGCGCGCCAGAGCCTGGCTCTGCCGCCCAGCGCCAAGGAGCGGGACTCGGAGCTGTCGGACACCGACTCCGGCTGCTGCCTGGGCCAGAGCGAGTCGGGCGAGGCGGCCGCCGAGGGGGACGGGGGGGACGGCAAGGCCGACGAGGACATGTGGGACGAGACCGAGCTGGGGCTGTACAAG GTCAACGAGTACGTGGACGCCCGGGACACAAGCATGGGGGCGTGGTTTGAGGCGCAGGTGGTCCGGGTGACGAGGCCGGCCCAGTCCCGGGACGCGCCCTGCAGCTCCACGGCCAGCCCCCTCCCAGAGGAGGACGTGATCTACCACGTGAAATATGACGA CTACCCGGAGAACGGCGTGGTCCAGATGAGCTCCCGGGATGTCCGTGCGCGCGCCCGCACCATCATCAAGTGGCAGGACCTGGCCGTGGGCCAGGTGGTCATGCTCAACTACAACCCCGACAACCCCAAGGAGCGCGGCTTCTGGTACGACGCCGAGGTGTCCCGGAAGCGGGAGACCAGGACGGCGAGGGAGCTGTACGCCAACGTGGTGATCGG GGAGGGCTCCATCAACGACTGCCGCATCCTCTTCGTGGACGAGGTCTTCAAGATCGAGCGCCCGGGCGAGGGCACCCCCGTGGTGGAGAACCCCCTGAGGCGTGAGTGGGGGGCCGGccgcgggggctgggggcgcagGCTCCGCCGCCGCCCGGCTGACGCCCCCGCCCGCGCAGGCAAGAGCGGCCCGACCTGCAAGTACTGCAAGGACAACCTCAGCAAGCGGTGCCGCGTGTGCGCCTGCCACGAGTGCGGCGGCCGCGAGGAGCCGGCCAAGCAGCTGCTCTGCGACGAGTGCGACATGGCCTTCCACATCTACTGCCTGAGCCCGCCGCTCAGCGCCGTCCCCACCGAGGCCGAGTG GTACTGCCCCGACTGCCGGACCGACTCCAGCGAGGTGGTGCGCGCGGGCGAGCGGCTCAAGGAGAGCAAGAAGAAAGCCAAGATGGCGTCGGCCACGTCGTCCTCGCAGCGGGACTGGGGCAAG GGCATGGCCTGTGTGGGGCGCACCAAGGAGTGCACCATCGTCCCCTCCAACCACTACGGACCCATCCCCGGGATCCCCGTGGGCACCATGTGGCGCTTCCGAGTCCAG GTGAGCGAGTCCGGGGTCCACCGGCCGCACGTGGCGGGCATCCACGGCCGCAGCAACGACGGCGCCTACTCGCTGGTGCTGGCCGGCGGCTACGAGGACGACGTG GACCACGGGAATTTCTTCACGTACACGGGCAGCGGCGGGCGCGACCTGTCCGGCAACAAGCGGACCGCGGAGCAGTCGTGTGACCAGAAGCTCACCAACACCAACAG GGCGCTGGCTCTCAACTGCAGCGCCCCCATCAACGACCAGCAGGGGGCCGAGGCCAAGGACTGGCGGGCGGGCAAGCCCGTGCGGGTGGTGCGCAACGTCAAGGGCGGGAAACACAGCAAGTACGCGCCGGCCGAGGGCAACCGCTACGACGGCATCTACAAG GTCGTCAAGTACTGGCCCGAGAAGGGCAAGTCGGGCTTCCTGGTGTGGCGCTACCTCCTGCGGCGGGACGACGACGAGCCGGGGCCCTGGACCAAGGAGGGCAAGGACCGCATCCGGAGGCTGGGGCTCACTATGCAG TATCCAGAGGGCTACTTGGAAGCCGTGGCCagcaaggagaaggagaaggagaacagGAAGAGGGTGGCGGCGGCCGCGGAGGAGGAGCCGGAGGAGGAGCAAGTGCCCAAGAAGgccaagggcaagggcaagggctcCTGGAAGCGGAAGGCAGTGCCCGCGCCTGGGCCCGCACCCGCAG gccagggcagcGCCGGGACCCCAGGCCGGGCCGCCAAGAAGACCAAGGTGGAGCCCTACAGCCTCACGGCCCAGCAGAGCAGCCTCATCCGCGAGGACAAGGCCAACGCCAAGCTGTGGGGCGAGGTCCTCAAGTCGCTCAAGGACGGCCCG GTGTTCCTGAGCAAGGTGGAGGAGACCTTCCAGTGCATCTGCTGCCAGGAGCTGGTCTTCCGGCCTGTGACCACCACGTGCCAGCACAACGTGTGCAAG GACTGTCTGGACAGGTCCTTCCGGGCGCAGGTGTTCAGCTGCCCGGCCTGCCGCTACGAGCTGGGCCGCGGCTACGCCATGCAGGTGAACCAGCCGCTGCAGAGCGTCCTCAGCCAGCTCTTCCCCGGCTACGGCAGCGGCCGGTGA
- the UHRF1 gene encoding E3 ubiquitin-protein ligase UHRF1 isoform X2: protein MWVQVRTMDGKESHTVDSLSRLTKVEELRRKIQELFHVEPGLQRLFYRGKQMEDGHTLFDYDVRLNDTIQLLARQSLALPPSAKERDSELSDTDSGCCLGQSESGEAAAEGDGGDGKADEDMWDETELGLYKVNEYVDARDTSMGAWFEAQVVRVTRPAQSRDAPCSSTASPLPEEDVIYHVKYDDYPENGVVQMSSRDVRARARTIIKWQDLAVGQVVMLNYNPDNPKERGFWYDAEVSRKRETRTARELYANVVIGEGSINDCRILFVDEVFKIERPGEGTPVVENPLRRKSGPTCKYCKDNLSKRCRVCACHECGGREEPAKQLLCDECDMAFHIYCLSPPLSAVPTEAEWYCPDCRTDSSEVVRAGERLKESKKKAKMASATSSSQRDWGKGMACVGRTKECTIVPSNHYGPIPGIPVGTMWRFRVQVSESGVHRPHVAGIHGRSNDGAYSLVLAGGYEDDVDHGNFFTYTGSGGRDLSGNKRTAEQSCDQKLTNTNRALALNCSAPINDQQGAEAKDWRAGKPVRVVRNVKGGKHSKYAPAEGNRYDGIYKVVKYWPEKGKSGFLVWRYLLRRDDDEPGPWTKEGKDRIRRLGLTMQYPEGYLEAVASKEKEKENRKRVAAAAEEEPEEEQVPKKAKGKGKGSWKRKAVPAPGPAPAGQGSAGTPGRAAKKTKVEPYSLTAQQSSLIREDKANAKLWGEVLKSLKDGPVFLSKVEETFQCICCQELVFRPVTTTCQHNVCKDCLDRSFRAQVFSCPACRYELGRGYAMQVNQPLQSVLSQLFPGYGSGR from the exons ATGTGGGTCCAAGTGCGAACCATGGACGGTAAGGAGAGCCACACGGTGGACTCGCTGTCCAGGCTGACCAAGGTGGAGGAGCTGCGGCGGAAGATCCAGGAGCTATTCCACGTGGAGCCGGGCCTGCAGCGGCTGTTCTACCGGGGCAAGCAG atGGAGGACGGCCACACCCTCTTTGACTACGACGTGCGGTTGAACGACACCATCCAGCTGCTGGCGCGCCAGAGCCTGGCTCTGCCGCCCAGCGCCAAGGAGCGGGACTCGGAGCTGTCGGACACCGACTCCGGCTGCTGCCTGGGCCAGAGCGAGTCGGGCGAGGCGGCCGCCGAGGGGGACGGGGGGGACGGCAAGGCCGACGAGGACATGTGGGACGAGACCGAGCTGGGGCTGTACAAG GTCAACGAGTACGTGGACGCCCGGGACACAAGCATGGGGGCGTGGTTTGAGGCGCAGGTGGTCCGGGTGACGAGGCCGGCCCAGTCCCGGGACGCGCCCTGCAGCTCCACGGCCAGCCCCCTCCCAGAGGAGGACGTGATCTACCACGTGAAATATGACGA CTACCCGGAGAACGGCGTGGTCCAGATGAGCTCCCGGGATGTCCGTGCGCGCGCCCGCACCATCATCAAGTGGCAGGACCTGGCCGTGGGCCAGGTGGTCATGCTCAACTACAACCCCGACAACCCCAAGGAGCGCGGCTTCTGGTACGACGCCGAGGTGTCCCGGAAGCGGGAGACCAGGACGGCGAGGGAGCTGTACGCCAACGTGGTGATCGG GGAGGGCTCCATCAACGACTGCCGCATCCTCTTCGTGGACGAGGTCTTCAAGATCGAGCGCCCGGGCGAGGGCACCCCCGTGGTGGAGAACCCCCTGAGGC GCAAGAGCGGCCCGACCTGCAAGTACTGCAAGGACAACCTCAGCAAGCGGTGCCGCGTGTGCGCCTGCCACGAGTGCGGCGGCCGCGAGGAGCCGGCCAAGCAGCTGCTCTGCGACGAGTGCGACATGGCCTTCCACATCTACTGCCTGAGCCCGCCGCTCAGCGCCGTCCCCACCGAGGCCGAGTG GTACTGCCCCGACTGCCGGACCGACTCCAGCGAGGTGGTGCGCGCGGGCGAGCGGCTCAAGGAGAGCAAGAAGAAAGCCAAGATGGCGTCGGCCACGTCGTCCTCGCAGCGGGACTGGGGCAAG GGCATGGCCTGTGTGGGGCGCACCAAGGAGTGCACCATCGTCCCCTCCAACCACTACGGACCCATCCCCGGGATCCCCGTGGGCACCATGTGGCGCTTCCGAGTCCAG GTGAGCGAGTCCGGGGTCCACCGGCCGCACGTGGCGGGCATCCACGGCCGCAGCAACGACGGCGCCTACTCGCTGGTGCTGGCCGGCGGCTACGAGGACGACGTG GACCACGGGAATTTCTTCACGTACACGGGCAGCGGCGGGCGCGACCTGTCCGGCAACAAGCGGACCGCGGAGCAGTCGTGTGACCAGAAGCTCACCAACACCAACAG GGCGCTGGCTCTCAACTGCAGCGCCCCCATCAACGACCAGCAGGGGGCCGAGGCCAAGGACTGGCGGGCGGGCAAGCCCGTGCGGGTGGTGCGCAACGTCAAGGGCGGGAAACACAGCAAGTACGCGCCGGCCGAGGGCAACCGCTACGACGGCATCTACAAG GTCGTCAAGTACTGGCCCGAGAAGGGCAAGTCGGGCTTCCTGGTGTGGCGCTACCTCCTGCGGCGGGACGACGACGAGCCGGGGCCCTGGACCAAGGAGGGCAAGGACCGCATCCGGAGGCTGGGGCTCACTATGCAG TATCCAGAGGGCTACTTGGAAGCCGTGGCCagcaaggagaaggagaaggagaacagGAAGAGGGTGGCGGCGGCCGCGGAGGAGGAGCCGGAGGAGGAGCAAGTGCCCAAGAAGgccaagggcaagggcaagggctcCTGGAAGCGGAAGGCAGTGCCCGCGCCTGGGCCCGCACCCGCAG gccagggcagcGCCGGGACCCCAGGCCGGGCCGCCAAGAAGACCAAGGTGGAGCCCTACAGCCTCACGGCCCAGCAGAGCAGCCTCATCCGCGAGGACAAGGCCAACGCCAAGCTGTGGGGCGAGGTCCTCAAGTCGCTCAAGGACGGCCCG GTGTTCCTGAGCAAGGTGGAGGAGACCTTCCAGTGCATCTGCTGCCAGGAGCTGGTCTTCCGGCCTGTGACCACCACGTGCCAGCACAACGTGTGCAAG GACTGTCTGGACAGGTCCTTCCGGGCGCAGGTGTTCAGCTGCCCGGCCTGCCGCTACGAGCTGGGCCGCGGCTACGCCATGCAGGTGAACCAGCCGCTGCAGAGCGTCCTCAGCCAGCTCTTCCCCGGCTACGGCAGCGGCCGGTGA